One window of the Triticum dicoccoides isolate Atlit2015 ecotype Zavitan chromosome 3B, WEW_v2.0, whole genome shotgun sequence genome contains the following:
- the LOC119277604 gene encoding uncharacterized protein LOC119277604, protein MAEEHNSAGAGFWLPDEFLDDDFFSDEKAAAAAAAASAARSDSDEEDGLGGLSRRVAGLDCDAGDRAIPKAEVMSGSPQSTLCVLQASGEDSPTGGASQVSSPPSSPLEQQPADPWDLLHEAAGQVARLGVDSVPVPVNPLPIHGTGVAPPARKTSPPLLPSPKPVGPYQYPPNNSLAQRQAQVARFHLLKQQQLMKHQREQQLAMAAAMAWGSTDVGPLGLSPSAWPPLQKSPHHAPPSAAGMRAVFLTPPGAKRECTGTGVFIPRQAGAPAEPKKKPSCSTVLLPARVVQALNLNVEDLGARPCYPGAFVLDHDALVSRSNAMQASQKREHNANATAAAHSPPLAVACEVNLPQEWTY, encoded by the exons ATGGCGGAGGAGCACAACAGCGCGGGCGCCGGCTTCTGGCTGCCGGACGAGTTCCTCGACGACGACTTCTTCTCCGACGAGAAGGCGGCGGCCGccgcggcggcggcgtcggcggccaggagcgacagcgacgaggaggacggGCTCGGCGGGCTCTCGCGCCGCGTGGCCGGCCTCGACTGCGACGCCGGCGACCGCGCCATTCCCAAG GCGGAGGTGATGTCTGGGTCTCCGCAGTCCACGCTCTGCGTGCTGCAGGCCTCGGGGGAGGACAGCCCCACCGGCGGCGCCTCGCAGGTCAGctcgccgccgtcctcgccgctgGAGCAGCAGCCGGCCGACCCATGGGACCTGCTGCACGAGGCGGCCGGCCAGGTGGCCCGCCTGGGCGTGGACAGCGTCCCCGTGCCTGTCAACCCTCTCCCCATCCATGGCACCGGCGTCGCGCCGCCGGCGAGGAAGACCTCTCCGCCGCTGCTTCCGTCCCCAAAGCCCGTCGGCCCTTACCAGTACCCGCCGAACAACTCGCTCGCCCAGCGCCAGGCCCAAGTCGCTCGT TTTCATCTCCTGAAGCAGCAGCAGCTGATGAAGCACCAGCGGGAGCAGCAGCTGGCcatggcggcggccatggcgtgGGGCTCCACCGACGTCGGGCCGCTCGGGCTGAGCCCCTCGGCCTGGCCGCCGCTGCAGAAGTCCCCGCACCACGCCCCACCCTCCGCGGCCGGCATGCGCGCCGTGTTCCTCACCCCACCCGGGGCCAAGCGCGAGTGCACCGGCACCGGCGTGTTCATCCCCCGGCAGGCCGGCGCGCCCGCCGAGCCCAAGAAGAAACCAA GCTGCTCCACGGTTCTCCTCCCGGCGCGCGTCGTGCAGGCGCTCAATCTCAACGTCGAGGACCTCGGCGCCCGCCCTTGCTACCCCGGAGCCTTCGTTCTTGATCACG ACGCGCTGGTCAGCCGGAGCAACGCGATGCAGGCGAGCCAGAAGCGCGAGCACAACGCCAATGCCACCGCCGCCGCGCACTCCCCGCCGCTCGCCGTGGCCTGCGAGGTCAATCTCCCGCAGGAGTGGACGTACTGA